The nucleotide window CCTTCCCGCGCTTCTCCGGAGGCTGCGCCTCCACCGCGTAACCCAGCTCCCGCAGCGCCTCCACCAGCTCCGCCGGGCCGTCCGGCGCGCGCCCCGACGTCAGCAGGTCCCGCACCAGCCGCCCCTTGGTCGCCTTGTTGAAGTGGCTGACCACCGTCCGCTTCTCCACCCCGGCCACGGTCCTGGACTGCAGCACCCGCACCGTCGCGGTCCGCCCGGCCACCTCGCCCTTGGGCTTCCACGCCGTCGCATACGCCGCCGACCGCAGATCGAGCACCAGCCCGTCCCCGGCCGCCGCGGGCAGCACCTCGGCCATCGGCGCCCGCCAGTACGCGCCCAGCGCGCCCAGGCCCGGCAGCTTCACCCCCATCGAGCAGCGGTACGACGGAATCCGGTCGCCGACCCCGACGGCGCCCCACAGCCCCGAGAACACCAGCAGCGAGCGCCGGGCCCGCCGCCGCGCCGCCGCGTCCAGCGACGCCAGACCGAGCGCGTCATAGAGCACCCCGGTGTAGATCTCCCCGGCCGGCCGGGCCCCCGCCGTCCGCAGCCCCGCATTCTTCGCGATCTCGCTCTTCAGGCCCTCGCTGAGCCCGAGCACCTCCTGCGCCTTGGTCTCGTCCGCGGCACACAGCTCGACGAGCTCCGCGAGCACCTCCTCGCGCGCCGCGGTCAGCCCCGGCAGCGACAGCGCCCCGGTGTCCAGCGGCGCCCCCTTCCCTCCCGCGGCCTTCCCTTCGGACGGCGGCAACAGCACGAGCACGTGGATCTCCTTCGCGGCGGTACGGGCGGGGGTGCGGCCCCGGGAAAAGCGTATGGCCTGCGGCGGGCCGGTACGGCACCCGCGCGCCCCGCCGGGCACCGGGCGTCACCGCACGCCGCGCCGGGAGCGGCCGCCCGCCATACGCTCGGTTTCATGCCCCGTCTCCATATGCATGTGACCGACGCAGCCGAGTCCCCGCTGCGGCTGGCCCTGCACGAGCTGCGCGGACGGCTGGAGATCCCGGACCACTTCCCGCCCACGGCGCAGGCCGAGGCGGACAGCGCCGCCCGTGCCCCGCGGATCCCGGCCGCCGACGGCGCGGTGGCGACCGAGCACACCCTGGAGGACGCCACCGACCTCCCGCTCTTCACCCTCGACCCGCCCGGCTCCCTCGACCTCGACCAGGCCATGTTCCTCGCGCGCCGCACCGGCGGCGGCTACCGCGTCCACTACGCCATCGCCGACGTCGCCTCCTTCGTGACCCCCGGTGGTGCCCTGGACGCCGAGGCCCACCACCGGGTGACGACCCTCTACTTCCCCGACGAGCGGGTCCCGCTGTACCCGCCCGTGCTGAGTGAGGGCGCCGCCGGCCTGCTGCCCGACCAGGACCGCCCGGCCGTCCTGTGGCAGCTCGACCTCGACGCGGACGGCGCCCCGGCCGGCGTCCGGGTGCGCCGCGCCCTGGTCCGCTCCCGCGCCAGGCTGGACTACGCCGCCGTGCAGCCGATCCTCGACGACGGGACGGCCGAGGAGCCGCTCGCCCTGCTCCGCGAGATCGGACTGCTGCGCGAGGAGCGGGAGGTCGCCCGGGGCGCGACCTCCCTGAACGTCCCGGAGCAGGAGATCGTCGAGGAGGACGGCTGCTACCGCCTCGACTACCGCGCCCCGCTCCCGGTCTACGGCTGGCACGCGCAAATCTCCCTGCTCACCGGCATGGCGGCGGCCGAGCTGATGCTGTCCGCCGGCACCGGCATCCTCCGCACGCTCCCCACCGCCCCGGACGGCTCGGTCGCCCGGCTGCGGCTGACCGCCCGGGCGCTCGGCGTCGACTGGCCGCACCACACCTCGTACGCGGCGCTGCTGCGCACCCTCGACCCGCGCCGCCCCGCCCACGCCGCGTTCCTCCAGGACTGCACCGCGCTGCTGCGCGGCGCCGGCTACACCGCCTTCGACGGCACCGCACCCCCGGCCTCCGAAGCCCTGCACGCCGCGGTCGCCGCCCCGTACGCGCACGCCACCGCACCACTGCGGCGGCTCGTCGACCGCTACACCTCCGAACTGTGCCTGGCCGCCTCGGCCGGCGCCGAGGCGCCCTCCTGGGTCCGCGGCGCGCTGGCCGACCTGCCACGGGAGATGGAGCTGGGCACCCGGCGTGCCCACCAGGTGGAGCGGGCCTGTGTCGACCTCGTCGAGGCGGCGCTGCTGCGGGACCGGGTGGGGGAGGTCTTCGAGGGCCTGGTCGTCGAGATCCAGGAGAAGGACCCCACCCAGGGCACCGTCCACCTCGTCGACCCGGCCGTCGTCGGCCCCGTCGAAGCGGCCCCGGAAGGTCCCGCGCTGCCGCTCGGCCGCCGTATCCCGGTCCGCCTCGCCGAGGCCGACCCGGGCCACCACCCGGTCCGCTTCACGGCCGCGTGACGGCCGCCCCGCCGGCTCCCGCCGCGTCCCCGGGGGAGCCGTCCCCCGCCACGGCCTCCCGCAGGGCCCGTACCGCCGCCCGGGCGTCGTCCGCATGGAACCGCACCGTGCCCACGGTCGTCCGCCGCCCCAACAGCCCCTCCAGCACGACCGGTTCGGTCAGCTCGACGGTGACCGAGGTCTGCCCGCCCACGGCGAACTCCGCCACCCCCGCGGCCGCGCCCTCGCCGGCCCGGGCCTCCTCCCTGCCGAACCGCAGGTCGTAGCGGACCGAGGCGATCCGCCCGACCGGTATCCGCAGCTCCCGCCGCGCACCGTCGCGCAGCCGCAGGACGCCCGCCCCCAGCACATGCGGCCGGGTGACCGCCGCGGCCTGCAGGCCCAGCACCATCAGCACCGTGTAGACATCGAGCACCAGGAGCACCCCGTGGACCACCGGTTCGCCGGCCAGCAGCACACTCAACCCCACCGTCTCCACCACGCACACGAACGTCAGCCCGTAGACGAACGCCGCCTGGGCCGCCGCGTATCCCAGGGCCCGCTCCCCGGACGCCACCCCGATCCGCCGCCGCGCCACCCACCACAGCAGACTCCGCTGCCACCGCCCCTCGTGGGCGGCCAGCCGCCGCAGCGCGCCGCGCCGGCTCATCGCGCACGCTCCGTGATCAGGTGGACCGCCCCGCGCACGGCCGCGGCCTGCGCGGGCGTGAACTGCGCGTGGAACGCCGCCAGAAAACCGTTCTCCGCCGCCGCGTCCGGCCGGGCCGTCCCCGCGGGGCCGACGAGCTCGGCGGCCACCGCGTCCGGCACGCAGTCGGCGAGCGCCTGCGCGGCCCGCGCCACCCGCGGGTCGTCCGGCGCGGCCTCCGCCAGCGCCTCGAACAGCCCGTACACCTCGTACATCCGCTCCACCGCCCCCGGCTCCGCGGCCATCTCCCCCAGCACCTCCGCCACCCGCCGGCGCCCGGGTTCCTGCCCCGTCGTTTCGAGCAGCGCCAGCACCTCCCGTTCCTTCGCCGCCATGGCGGGTTCCGGACCGGGGCGGGCGGCGGAGACACGGGCCATCTTCCCGAAGACGGCGGCCAGTTCATCCGAGACGGGCCCCTCGGCGGGCAGTCCGCCGAGCTCCTCCGCCTGCCGCCGCAGGGCGGCCAGCCGCACCCGCCGAGAGCGGATCGCCTCCTCCTGCCGGGCCAGATCCGCATCCAGCTCGGCCAGCACCTCGGCCAGCTCCCGCCCGGAGTCGTCCGCCAGCACGTCGCGCACCTCCTCCAGCCCGAGCCCCAGCTCCACCAGCCGGCGCAGCCGCGCGAGCGTGACCGCGTCCGCCAGCCCGTACTCCCGGTAGCCGTTGGCCCGGCGGACGGGCTCGGGCAGCAGCCCGAGGTGGTGGTAGTGACGCACCGCGCGGGTGCTGACGCCGACCAGCCCCGCGATTTCCCCGATTCTCATGCGCTCAGTAGAAACGTTGCCGCCGCGGCAAGGTCAAGGGCTTTCGGACGGGACCGGCCGCGGGCCGTGGCGCCGCCGTCTGCGGGTAGCATGGTCGCCACGGCGGACGAGCCGGCCGGACGGCCGCGTGGGGATCCTGGATCCTCCCGAGGAACGTCCGGGCTCCACAGGGCAGGGTGGTGGGTAACACCCACCCGGGGTGACCCGCGGGACAGTGCCACAGAAAACAAACCGCCCGTGCCGCAAGGCGCGGGTAAGGGTGAAACGGTGGTGTAAGAGACCACCAGCCTCCGAGGTGACTCGGAGGG belongs to Streptomyces sp. NBC_01454 and includes:
- the yaaA gene encoding peroxide stress protein YaaA, with product MLVLLPPSEGKAAGGKGAPLDTGALSLPGLTAAREEVLAELVELCAADETKAQEVLGLSEGLKSEIAKNAGLRTAGARPAGEIYTGVLYDALGLASLDAAARRRARRSLLVFSGLWGAVGVGDRIPSYRCSMGVKLPGLGALGAYWRAPMAEVLPAAAGDGLVLDLRSAAYATAWKPKGEVAGRTATVRVLQSRTVAGVEKRTVVSHFNKATKGRLVRDLLTSGRAPDGPAELVEALRELGYAVEAQPPEKRGKAWAVDVIVTEL
- a CDS encoding RNB domain-containing ribonuclease; amino-acid sequence: MPRLHMHVTDAAESPLRLALHELRGRLEIPDHFPPTAQAEADSAARAPRIPAADGAVATEHTLEDATDLPLFTLDPPGSLDLDQAMFLARRTGGGYRVHYAIADVASFVTPGGALDAEAHHRVTTLYFPDERVPLYPPVLSEGAAGLLPDQDRPAVLWQLDLDADGAPAGVRVRRALVRSRARLDYAAVQPILDDGTAEEPLALLREIGLLREEREVARGATSLNVPEQEIVEEDGCYRLDYRAPLPVYGWHAQISLLTGMAAAELMLSAGTGILRTLPTAPDGSVARLRLTARALGVDWPHHTSYAALLRTLDPRRPAHAAFLQDCTALLRGAGYTAFDGTAPPASEALHAAVAAPYAHATAPLRRLVDRYTSELCLAASAGAEAPSWVRGALADLPREMELGTRRAHQVERACVDLVEAALLRDRVGEVFEGLVVEIQEKDPTQGTVHLVDPAVVGPVEAAPEGPALPLGRRIPVRLAEADPGHHPVRFTAA
- a CDS encoding MerR family transcriptional regulator gives rise to the protein MRIGEIAGLVGVSTRAVRHYHHLGLLPEPVRRANGYREYGLADAVTLARLRRLVELGLGLEEVRDVLADDSGRELAEVLAELDADLARQEEAIRSRRVRLAALRRQAEELGGLPAEGPVSDELAAVFGKMARVSAARPGPEPAMAAKEREVLALLETTGQEPGRRRVAEVLGEMAAEPGAVERMYEVYGLFEALAEAAPDDPRVARAAQALADCVPDAVAAELVGPAGTARPDAAAENGFLAAFHAQFTPAQAAAVRGAVHLITERAR